One window from the genome of Pseudalkalibacillus hwajinpoensis encodes:
- a CDS encoding glycosyltransferase family 39 protein — protein MINKLRSRLDVTLVFIVILSAFLNAFNIWKDEYVNTYYTMTVGSMMESFHNFFFASLDSAGSVTVDKPPVTFWIQTLSAEIFGLHGWSVILPQALAGVGSVLLLYFLIKPSFGTTAARLSALAMATTPIAVAVSRTNNIDSMLVFTLLLATYFLFKGVKNNSTWSLIGAFAIIGIGFNMKMLQAYMVLPAFYLFYLLAAKTNWKKKAKVLASATAVLLAISLSWAVIVDSIPEDERPYIGSSDTNSVLELAFGYNGLSRLTGDQNGTPGDGGTSGNNTPTGLNAPEGASDQVIGNNGRTQQGPPSNQNGNQGGAVGGTVGDAAQATQGGQPGGSQGNMFGTGEEGPLRLFQSELSGQASWLLPFAILSSIGLLIGFRFRETTMKQIETIFWLAWLIPIGIFFSIAGFFHQYYLIMLAPPIAALFGTGGIQLFEYYRNESNWKSWLLPISIGLTSLFQWVIMKPYDEVIGVGWSLSVLILGVLFTLLLTILKYRKSPHTSAISITMLLILLIGPLYWATTPIVYGGNSALPEAGPNTEQSVGDGVAAQSHIQLDEPLQDSAQDNRSQMGSPGGMEDIEIDEKTLTYLRSENTSETYLFATTSYQVAAPYIIDEEEEVITTGGFSGTDPVYSVEEMKELISNGEVSFFLLSDQGGRGGSSELAEWITTNGEEIPEEEWNSTVSNDENTNSDPRGGSTKLYKLTASEGGNTNE, from the coding sequence TTGATAAACAAATTAAGATCTCGTTTGGATGTAACACTTGTCTTTATCGTCATACTATCGGCATTTCTAAACGCTTTTAATATTTGGAAGGATGAATATGTTAACACCTATTACACAATGACTGTTGGAAGTATGATGGAAAGTTTCCATAATTTCTTCTTTGCTTCGCTTGATTCTGCTGGATCTGTAACAGTAGATAAACCACCAGTGACATTCTGGATCCAAACGCTGAGCGCAGAGATTTTTGGATTACACGGTTGGAGCGTGATTCTTCCACAGGCGCTTGCTGGTGTTGGATCAGTCCTTCTGCTTTATTTTCTCATTAAACCATCTTTTGGAACGACAGCAGCTCGATTATCAGCATTAGCGATGGCAACAACACCCATTGCCGTTGCTGTTAGTCGAACAAACAACATTGATAGCATGCTTGTTTTTACTCTCTTACTTGCAACTTATTTCTTATTCAAAGGCGTGAAAAATAATAGCACTTGGAGTTTGATCGGTGCATTTGCAATTATTGGTATCGGTTTTAATATGAAAATGCTTCAAGCTTATATGGTATTGCCTGCATTCTATCTCTTCTATCTCCTTGCAGCCAAAACCAATTGGAAGAAAAAAGCAAAGGTTCTTGCAAGTGCAACAGCCGTATTGCTAGCGATTTCGCTCTCATGGGCCGTCATTGTTGATTCGATTCCGGAAGATGAGCGACCTTACATTGGAAGTAGCGATACAAACTCTGTTCTAGAACTGGCATTTGGATATAACGGGCTCTCTAGACTAACAGGTGACCAGAATGGGACGCCTGGCGATGGTGGAACCTCCGGAAATAATACGCCTACAGGATTGAATGCTCCAGAGGGTGCTAGTGATCAGGTTATCGGAAACAATGGTAGAACCCAACAAGGCCCTCCTTCTAACCAGAATGGAAATCAAGGAGGCGCGGTAGGAGGCACGGTAGGAGATGCTGCGCAAGCAACACAAGGTGGTCAACCCGGAGGCTCTCAAGGAAATATGTTTGGAACTGGTGAAGAAGGTCCACTACGACTCTTCCAATCTGAACTGTCTGGTCAAGCTAGTTGGCTACTACCATTTGCAATTCTATCTAGCATCGGTTTATTGATTGGTTTCCGATTTAGAGAGACAACTATGAAACAGATTGAAACAATCTTTTGGTTAGCATGGCTCATCCCAATCGGTATTTTCTTTAGCATAGCAGGCTTTTTCCACCAGTACTATCTCATTATGTTAGCTCCACCGATTGCAGCTCTTTTCGGTACTGGCGGGATTCAACTCTTTGAATATTATCGCAATGAAAGCAACTGGAAATCTTGGCTTCTCCCAATTTCCATTGGACTCACCTCACTATTCCAATGGGTTATTATGAAGCCTTATGATGAGGTTATTGGTGTAGGGTGGTCATTAAGTGTTCTTATCTTAGGCGTACTTTTCACCCTTCTATTAACCATTTTGAAATACCGTAAATCTCCTCATACATCAGCTATCAGTATTACTATGTTGCTTATATTACTCATTGGTCCATTGTATTGGGCGACAACACCAATTGTATATGGTGGAAATAGCGCGCTACCCGAAGCTGGACCTAACACAGAGCAAAGTGTTGGAGATGGAGTAGCCGCTCAGAGTCACATTCAGCTTGATGAGCCTCTCCAAGATTCGGCACAGGATAATCGTTCCCAAATGGGCTCTCCTGGAGGAATGGAGGACATCGAAATTGACGAAAAAACACTTACTTATTTAAGATCAGAAAATACGAGTGAAACATATTTGTTTGCTACAACTAGTTATCAAGTGGCAGCTCCTTACATTATTGACGAAGAAGAAGAAGTCATTACTACAGGCGGATTCTCTGGAACAGATCCTGTATATTCTGTCGAGGAAATGAAAGAATTAATCTCAAATGGAGAAGTCAGCTTCTTCTTATTATCAGATCAAGGAGGAAGAGGCGGAAGTTCTGAACTCGCAGAATGGATTACTACGAATGGAGAGGAGATTCCTGAAGAAGAATGGAATTCAACTGTTTCGAACGATGAGAACACAAACAGCGATCCTCGCGGTGGCTCAACAAAGTTGTATAAACTAACAGCTTCTGAAGGAGGAAATACAAATGAATAA
- a CDS encoding GNAT family N-acetyltransferase: MDIRKPNDVEIEKIIALSPQAIFEGTLGETEPTIEKAKQLVKSLLKKGCYYLISTENNVITGWILLGGSKDQFSDKKLGFIYELFVIEECRGKGISKQLISTGIEQLKQEGYSEIRLSVFDGNQAIKIYENLGFKNRTISMSISL; the protein is encoded by the coding sequence GTGGACATAAGAAAACCAAATGACGTAGAAATTGAAAAGATAATAGCACTTTCTCCACAGGCTATATTTGAGGGAACTTTAGGTGAAACTGAACCAACGATTGAAAAAGCGAAACAGCTAGTAAAATCTCTTTTAAAGAAGGGCTGTTATTATTTAATATCAACTGAAAATAATGTCATAACAGGTTGGATTCTTTTAGGAGGAAGTAAAGACCAGTTTTCCGATAAGAAACTAGGATTTATTTATGAATTATTTGTGATAGAGGAATGCAGAGGTAAAGGTATTTCAAAACAATTGATTAGTACTGGTATTGAACAATTGAAACAAGAAGGATACTCCGAAATTCGTTTAAGCGTATTTGATGGAAATCAAGCAATTAAGATATATGAAAATTTAGGCTTTAAGAACAGAACAATTTCTATGAGTATTTCATTATAG
- a CDS encoding glycosyltransferase family 2 protein has protein sequence MNKPIRYSIIIPMYNEEEVIVEAYRRLKKVMNEIGEPYELIFVNDGSQDRSLEIVKDYSEWDKKVKVIDLSRNFGHQIAITAGMDYASGDAVVVIDADLQDPPELIKQMIHKWKEGYEVVYAKRTKRKGETFFKRVTASLFYRTLRSLTDVDIPVDTGDFRLIDRKVCDQMNQLHEKNRFVRGLVSWVGFKQTAVEYERDERLYGESKYPLKKMLKLSLDGITSFSYKPLKLATYAGVLLSITGFLYMVLAIYQKLFTESTVMGWSSLIVIQLIFFGFVLMILGVMGEYIGRIYEEAKDRPVYIVREMYGRKEQLRNADQVVVNQK, from the coding sequence ATGAATAAACCTATCCGATATTCGATTATTATTCCGATGTATAACGAAGAAGAAGTCATCGTCGAGGCATACAGAAGACTGAAGAAAGTAATGAATGAGATTGGAGAACCTTACGAGCTTATATTTGTAAATGATGGGAGTCAGGATCGTAGTCTTGAGATTGTGAAAGATTATAGTGAGTGGGATAAAAAGGTGAAAGTAATTGATCTTTCTCGTAACTTTGGTCATCAAATAGCGATTACTGCTGGCATGGATTATGCTAGCGGTGACGCAGTTGTCGTCATTGATGCGGATTTACAAGATCCACCTGAGCTAATTAAGCAGATGATTCATAAATGGAAAGAAGGATATGAAGTCGTCTATGCAAAAAGAACAAAACGGAAAGGCGAAACGTTCTTTAAACGAGTAACAGCTTCTCTTTTCTATCGTACGTTACGTAGTTTAACGGACGTTGATATTCCAGTAGATACAGGAGATTTTCGTTTAATTGATCGTAAAGTATGCGACCAAATGAATCAGCTCCATGAAAAAAATCGATTTGTTAGGGGACTTGTTAGCTGGGTGGGGTTTAAACAAACAGCCGTTGAGTATGAACGGGATGAACGGTTATACGGAGAATCAAAGTACCCTCTAAAAAAGATGTTAAAGCTCTCATTAGACGGGATCACGTCCTTTTCTTATAAACCATTGAAATTAGCCACATATGCTGGTGTTCTTCTATCCATTACTGGTTTCCTCTATATGGTCCTTGCTATCTATCAAAAGCTATTTACAGAGTCTACGGTTATGGGTTGGTCCTCCTTAATCGTTATCCAGTTAATCTTCTTCGGATTCGTTCTCATGATATTAGGTGTGATGGGAGAATACATTGGGCGTATATATGAAGAAGCAAAAGATCGCCCCGTTTACATCGTACGTGAAATGTACGGAAGAAAGGAACAGCTTCGAAATGCTGATCAAGTCGTTGTTAACCAAAAATAA
- a CDS encoding tyrosine-type recombinase/integrase: MLLSLVWEKYNLDKKIEGYSPLTLKTYYFQYNQLLCHFGNVDMNVITTNQLKSYLLKMGSHLKPSSLGHRIRCIRSLFKWTYDEGFIQKNPAAKLKEPKLGKRIPKFLTEIEIELLREGCQNTMEKALFEFFYSTGCRIGEVVKINREDINFHTNSVIVHGKGDKEREVYFNTRCSIWLKRYLDERGDLEPCLFITERRPKRRMSIDLIRYIIKRISRNAGLKKEIHPHQLRHSYATHMINNGAPLEVIQSLMGHEKSETTKLYAQLSGKLRYDFYTKYF; encoded by the coding sequence ATGTTGTTATCGCTTGTTTGGGAAAAGTATAATCTTGATAAGAAAATTGAAGGATATTCTCCATTAACGCTCAAGACTTACTATTTTCAGTACAATCAGCTCTTATGTCACTTTGGTAATGTTGATATGAATGTGATTACGACAAATCAGCTTAAATCATATTTATTGAAAATGGGGAGTCATTTAAAGCCTTCTAGCTTAGGGCATCGTATCCGGTGTATACGATCGTTGTTTAAATGGACTTATGATGAAGGGTTTATTCAGAAAAATCCAGCTGCTAAATTGAAAGAACCTAAGCTTGGTAAAAGGATACCAAAGTTTCTTACTGAAATAGAAATTGAACTCTTGAGAGAGGGTTGTCAGAACACGATGGAAAAAGCTTTGTTTGAATTCTTTTACTCAACTGGTTGTCGTATTGGTGAAGTTGTGAAGATCAATCGTGAAGATATTAATTTCCATACAAATTCAGTCATTGTTCATGGAAAAGGGGACAAAGAGAGAGAAGTGTATTTTAACACACGCTGCTCAATCTGGTTGAAACGCTATCTTGATGAGCGTGGTGATCTTGAACCTTGCTTATTTATAACTGAAAGAAGGCCAAAAAGACGGATGAGTATTGACCTTATTCGCTATATCATTAAACGAATTTCTAGAAATGCAGGGCTAAAAAAAGAGATTCACCCTCATCAATTAAGACATAGCTACGCGACGCATATGATTAACAACGGCGCTCCTCTCGAGGTAATCCAAAGTTTGATGGGGCACGAGAAAAGTGAAACAACCAAATTGTACGCCCAGCTTAGTGGAAAATTACGGTACGATTTCTATACGAAGTATTTCTGA
- a CDS encoding cell wall hydrolase: protein MPRVKYTSKDIDLMARMMRAEAEGEGKQGMLYVGNVIVNRAKANCLDFQDVRTIPQVIYQVQGGNYSFEAVQKGNVFYNRARSAEKRLAKKNLDYWREHPGKYSLWYFNPYGPCPPTWYGQPFAGQYKNHCYYEPAPGTCGSVYIGG from the coding sequence ATGCCAAGAGTAAAATATACAAGTAAAGACATCGACTTAATGGCAAGGATGATGAGAGCAGAAGCCGAGGGTGAAGGAAAGCAAGGCATGTTATATGTAGGGAATGTCATTGTGAATCGTGCAAAAGCGAATTGTTTAGATTTCCAAGATGTGAGAACTATTCCTCAAGTTATTTATCAAGTCCAGGGAGGGAATTATTCTTTTGAAGCAGTTCAAAAGGGTAATGTCTTCTACAACAGAGCAAGATCGGCTGAGAAAAGGTTAGCGAAAAAGAATTTGGATTATTGGAGAGAACACCCAGGGAAATATTCTCTATGGTATTTCAATCCATATGGTCCTTGTCCTCCTACATGGTACGGTCAGCCTTTCGCTGGTCAATATAAAAATCATTGTTATTATGAACCAGCACCTGGAACATGTGGCAGCGTCTATATTGGAGGGTAA
- a CDS encoding DUF4030 domain-containing protein has protein sequence MKREVQKGKKEFDEQFSLERENRIRERVKERIKERDNPTFINYKLIYASCAAVLLFGLIVSLSFVSPSMASVISNIPFLNELMEKEDSIGVDSIGDLLIHELREDNFKVSQGTNIDFREKTIYVGVEGTKDYYQKYEKDIIERSNSILDAHGLGAYTVEVTNPQVEKEPYDDGITEEMQKKYDDYEKRSLALSDKIMSELNEQNYHVQSADVRINDKERFIPLEIPVSETRVDEIKEIVRKVAEEKEPGEFKIKVYTFDPIREEAQVRWSPVIDTLTEGLIGKSELKVELVGFTFYSDPYTLSVDTSIDKSNPNASMLANEIEDEMNTFINSKEIKKVVNGDEYQIIVKSKDGKKIN, from the coding sequence ATGAAACGTGAAGTTCAAAAAGGAAAAAAAGAATTTGACGAGCAATTTTCTTTAGAGAGAGAAAACAGAATTAGAGAAAGAGTGAAAGAAAGGATTAAGGAACGCGATAATCCCACTTTTATCAATTATAAGCTTATCTATGCATCCTGTGCTGCAGTCTTGTTATTTGGTTTAATTGTCAGTTTATCATTCGTTTCACCATCAATGGCTTCTGTTATCTCTAATATACCGTTTCTAAATGAATTGATGGAGAAGGAAGATTCAATCGGTGTCGATTCTATCGGAGATCTCCTAATCCATGAACTAAGAGAAGACAACTTTAAAGTTAGTCAGGGAACAAATATTGATTTTAGGGAAAAAACCATATACGTAGGAGTAGAAGGCACTAAAGATTATTATCAAAAATACGAAAAAGATATTATTGAAAGAAGTAATAGCATTTTAGATGCGCATGGTCTTGGAGCATACACTGTTGAAGTGACCAATCCTCAAGTAGAAAAAGAGCCATACGATGATGGCATTACAGAAGAAATGCAAAAGAAGTACGATGATTATGAGAAGAGAAGTCTTGCTCTTAGCGATAAAATCATGAGTGAACTAAACGAGCAAAACTATCATGTTCAATCAGCTGATGTTCGAATTAATGACAAAGAGAGGTTTATACCACTTGAAATCCCTGTCTCTGAAACAAGAGTAGATGAGATTAAGGAAATTGTAAGGAAAGTTGCAGAAGAAAAAGAACCAGGTGAATTTAAAATAAAAGTTTATACATTTGATCCTATAAGAGAAGAAGCACAAGTACGATGGAGTCCTGTTATCGATACTCTAACAGAAGGATTAATTGGAAAAAGCGAGCTTAAAGTAGAATTAGTTGGTTTTACATTCTACTCAGATCCTTATACATTATCAGTTGACACTTCAATCGATAAGTCTAATCCTAATGCTTCAATGTTGGCAAATGAGATTGAAGATGAGATGAACACATTTATTAACTCAAAAGAGATAAAGAAAGTTGTAAATGGAGATGAATATCAGATTATTGTTAAAAGCAAAGACGGTAAAAAAATAAATTAA
- a CDS encoding SMI1/KNR4 family protein has product MKDVIHLIDSKKTGITELDIKSTEEKLNVDFPEQYKELFKLSNNAQVGEWTLFPIKDSKNLKRTWDDIVRENIGIRDEGMSAELISIGEDGTGDKLCFRNVGRVCENRIYIWYHETGLIEEIASSLKEFIISYSEEVEEDE; this is encoded by the coding sequence ATGAAAGACGTAATCCACTTAATTGATTCAAAAAAAACTGGAATTACCGAATTAGATATTAAATCAACGGAAGAAAAATTAAATGTGGATTTCCCGGAACAATACAAAGAACTATTTAAACTATCTAATAATGCTCAGGTTGGTGAATGGACTCTGTTCCCTATTAAAGACTCTAAAAATTTAAAGAGAACGTGGGACGACATAGTAAGAGAAAATATTGGTATAAGAGATGAGGGAATGTCAGCAGAGCTTATATCTATTGGTGAAGATGGAACAGGGGACAAGTTATGTTTTAGAAATGTTGGTAGAGTATGTGAAAACAGGATATATATTTGGTACCACGAAACAGGACTAATTGAAGAAATAGCTTCAAGCTTAAAAGAATTTATCATTTCCTACTCTGAAGAAGTAGAAGAGGACGAATGA
- a CDS encoding GtrA family protein: MLIKSLLTKNKSNKFVKFGITGIINTVVDLIVFFLFSSIGMTYWIAQSISYSSGVVNSYMVNRKWTFQQTGKRNRNEFSRFVAVNLITIVLSTLVIKIGLQQLNLSLFNAKLIATLFGMGINYSLLNTWVFIAPSMKNE, translated from the coding sequence ATGCTGATCAAGTCGTTGTTAACCAAAAATAAGTCAAATAAATTCGTGAAATTTGGAATTACTGGAATCATAAACACTGTCGTCGATCTAATTGTTTTTTTCTTATTCTCAAGTATCGGAATGACTTATTGGATTGCTCAAAGCATTTCATACAGTTCAGGTGTCGTGAACAGCTATATGGTGAATCGCAAGTGGACTTTTCAACAAACTGGTAAAAGAAATAGAAACGAATTCAGTCGTTTTGTAGCGGTGAACCTTATAACGATCGTACTTTCAACGCTCGTTATAAAAATTGGTTTGCAACAGCTAAACTTGTCCCTCTTCAACGCCAAATTGATTGCTACTCTATTCGGTATGGGAATTAACTATAGTCTGTTGAACACATGGGTCTTTATAGCACCTTCTATGAAAAACGAGTGA
- a CDS encoding GNAT family N-acetyltransferase, protein MDTHEQVIIKFLEGKRVYLRPIENSDLDLFYTRALWDKEGRRLTGTQTVFSRVGVQNWFDRISVDSSRIDLILCLQETDQPIGDIAMLDIDHQNRKAVVRISIFDSAFWGNGFGTEGMSLLLEYGFNILNLNRIGLDVFGFNERGIKSYKKLGFKQEGRIREDLFYNGDYHDSILMGVMKNEFQKYNL, encoded by the coding sequence ATGGACACACATGAACAAGTAATCATTAAATTTTTAGAAGGAAAGAGAGTCTACTTGAGACCAATTGAAAATAGTGATCTAGATTTATTCTATACAAGAGCCCTATGGGATAAAGAAGGAAGAAGGTTAACAGGTACACAAACAGTCTTTAGTCGAGTAGGTGTTCAAAACTGGTTTGATAGAATATCGGTAGATAGTTCGAGGATTGATCTTATACTTTGTTTGCAAGAAACTGATCAACCTATTGGGGATATAGCCATGCTGGATATCGATCATCAAAACCGAAAAGCTGTTGTCAGAATTTCTATATTTGACAGTGCATTCTGGGGAAATGGTTTTGGGACTGAGGGAATGTCACTACTGCTAGAGTATGGATTTAATATATTGAATTTAAATAGAATCGGTTTAGATGTCTTTGGATTTAATGAGAGAGGAATAAAATCGTATAAGAAGTTAGGGTTCAAACAAGAAGGACGAATTAGAGAGGATCTATTTTATAATGGGGACTATCATGATTCAATTTTAATGGGCGTTATGAAAAATGAATTTCAGAAGTACAACTTATAG
- a CDS encoding SDR family oxidoreductase — protein MQKKTALVAGATGVIGSYIAKHLSKLEDWNVIGISRHIPEDELDITYISADMMNAQNVRKKLESFSEVTHFIYAAYQDYESDPQKQVDVNQTMFENTLNAVEETADNLDRVILMQGAKAYGVHLGPIKTPAKETDARHMPPNFYFNQEDYMRRAQKGKSWSWTILRPDVVCGFSVGKPMNLAMVIGAYASISKELGLPLRFPGKAHPYLAQVTDATLLAKCVEWAAVEESCAFEIFNVTNGDFFRWEHIWKTIADYFDMEAAGAEPPIQLSEMMADKQELWDQMKQKYQLKDIPYDKLALWGFGDFIFNCDYDVMTATTKLRQFGFYEFVDSVEMFTRLFHEFQEEAILPDFSKH, from the coding sequence ATGCAGAAAAAAACAGCTTTGGTTGCCGGAGCCACAGGAGTCATCGGAAGCTATATTGCCAAACACTTGAGTAAACTAGAAGACTGGAATGTCATTGGCATATCCCGTCATATTCCGGAAGATGAATTGGACATCACCTACATATCAGCGGATATGATGAATGCTCAAAATGTCCGAAAAAAATTGGAGTCGTTCTCAGAAGTGACCCATTTTATTTATGCGGCTTATCAGGACTATGAATCTGATCCGCAGAAGCAAGTGGATGTCAACCAGACGATGTTTGAAAATACATTAAATGCCGTGGAAGAAACCGCCGACAACCTGGATCGTGTCATATTGATGCAGGGAGCAAAAGCCTACGGCGTGCATCTTGGGCCGATTAAAACACCGGCGAAGGAAACTGATGCTCGCCATATGCCGCCGAACTTCTATTTTAATCAGGAAGACTATATGCGCCGAGCTCAGAAAGGGAAAAGCTGGAGCTGGACTATTCTCCGCCCGGATGTCGTTTGCGGCTTTTCTGTCGGAAAGCCTATGAACCTTGCAATGGTCATAGGGGCGTACGCTTCGATCTCCAAGGAGCTTGGGCTACCACTTCGTTTTCCGGGAAAAGCACACCCATACCTTGCTCAAGTAACGGATGCAACCCTTCTCGCTAAATGTGTCGAGTGGGCAGCAGTGGAGGAATCGTGCGCATTTGAAATTTTCAACGTGACGAACGGAGATTTCTTCCGCTGGGAGCACATTTGGAAAACAATTGCCGACTACTTTGATATGGAAGCCGCCGGAGCTGAACCGCCGATTCAACTCTCTGAGATGATGGCCGATAAGCAGGAGTTATGGGATCAAATGAAACAGAAATATCAGCTTAAGGACATTCCTTATGACAAGCTTGCCTTATGGGGTTTCGGAGATTTCATTTTCAACTGTGACTATGATGTGATGACTGCTACAACGAAATTGAGGCAATTCGGATTCTATGAATTCGTAGACAGCGTAGAAATGTTTACTCGTCTATTTCATGAGTTTCAGGAGGAAGCCATTCTTCCCGATTTTTCGAAGCATTAA
- a CDS encoding sigma-70 family RNA polymerase sigma factor: protein MKNRDSLFDREGFGDEIASETEIDLLIKEHSKQVFILAFSYVKDHSLAEDIAQEVFYKCYKNLHKFRKESSIKTWISRITVNTSKDFLRKRKYNLFHSPSHLMEVLVKRKSSEDEFLEKENRQSVMDVVLSLQPKYREVIILFYFQDFNTEEIALALKMNRNTVKTRLSRGRLLLKEKISGLEGGNYET, encoded by the coding sequence GTGAAAAATAGAGATTCATTATTTGATAGGGAAGGATTTGGCGATGAAATAGCTAGTGAAACGGAGATTGATCTTTTGATCAAAGAACACTCAAAGCAAGTGTTTATTTTAGCTTTTTCATATGTGAAAGATCATTCTTTAGCCGAGGATATAGCCCAAGAAGTTTTTTATAAGTGTTACAAAAACCTACATAAATTTAGAAAAGAATCATCAATAAAAACTTGGATTTCTCGTATCACAGTAAATACTTCAAAAGATTTTTTGAGAAAACGAAAATATAATTTATTTCATTCCCCCTCTCATCTTATGGAGGTGCTTGTTAAAAGGAAAAGTTCAGAAGATGAGTTTCTTGAGAAAGAGAATAGACAAAGTGTGATGGACGTCGTTCTGTCTCTTCAGCCAAAATATCGAGAAGTTATTATCCTTTTTTATTTTCAAGATTTCAATACAGAAGAAATAGCGCTGGCTTTAAAAATGAATAGGAATACAGTTAAAACGAGATTATCTCGGGGGAGACTTCTTTTAAAAGAAAAAATTAGTGGTTTGGAAGGAGGCAACTATGAAACGTGA
- a CDS encoding response regulator transcription factor, which translates to MNVNTIRILLVDDEKHILQFLEMGLANEGYKVKTAAEGMSAVTLVKEFKPHVTILDVMMPGINGFEVCKMIRKSGVQTSVIMLTAKDEVDDRVKGLSLGADDYVVKPFSFEELLARIQARLRNQFPDLFGEVVYGSFKIDDRRKELSFQNKLLALSPTEYELLKYLILNHGMVLSKLMILDKVWGYTFQGEDNIVEVYIRALRDKLQDKEHKLIRTIRGSGYRLDIQ; encoded by the coding sequence ATGAATGTAAATACCATTAGAATCTTATTAGTAGATGATGAAAAACATATTTTGCAGTTTTTAGAAATGGGTCTTGCGAACGAAGGCTATAAGGTGAAGACAGCTGCTGAAGGAATGAGTGCGGTGACGTTAGTGAAGGAGTTCAAACCACATGTCACGATCCTTGATGTCATGATGCCAGGTATCAATGGATTCGAGGTATGCAAGATGATTCGCAAGAGCGGTGTTCAAACTTCGGTTATTATGTTAACTGCGAAAGATGAAGTTGACGATCGGGTGAAAGGTTTAAGTCTAGGCGCAGATGATTATGTTGTTAAACCATTTAGCTTTGAAGAGCTATTGGCGAGGATTCAGGCACGACTTCGCAATCAGTTTCCTGATCTATTTGGCGAAGTGGTTTATGGTTCTTTTAAAATTGATGATCGGAGGAAAGAATTATCTTTTCAGAATAAACTTTTAGCACTATCACCAACCGAGTATGAATTACTAAAATATCTTATTCTCAATCATGGCATGGTTCTTAGTAAACTCATGATTCTTGATAAAGTATGGGGGTATACGTTTCAAGGCGAGGATAATATTGTAGAAGTTTACATTAGAGCACTTAGAGATAAGCTTCAAGACAAAGAACATAAACTGATCCGGACGATAAGAGGATCAGGGTATAGGTTGGATATCCAATGA